Below is a window of Hydrogenimonas sp. SS33 DNA.
CCTTCTCCGTCGCCTCTTTGGCATGTTCTATGAGAAATTCGTCGGCTTCCACGGTGTGGAAAAGCGCCCCCTCCCACCTCTGCCGAAACTCGGCCGACGTCTCTTCAAAACGGTCGGTCAGAACGATGCGGGAAGCGGGCTCGGCCATCTCACTGCCCCAGGTCGATTTCCGCGAAGAGTGCGGCGCTGAGGGTCTTTTCGAAAAGGCGGTAGAGCTGCAGCAGTTTGATGTCGATGAGCTCGTCATAGGAGCGCAGGGTGAAGCTGTTGGTCATCTCCTCATCCATCACCCAGAGCAGCGACTCGTCGTTACGCAGGGCGATCCGCGCCCTCGGATGGTCCGCCTTGCCGATATACCAGAAAAAGTAGCCCTGGGGGCAGGAGAGGGAGAGCATGTCAAAAAGCAGGTCGATGTCCTGGTCGGTCCGCACCGCATCCACATGGGGGTAGACCGCTTCGAAGGAGAAAAAGGGAAGCAACGGCCGGTTGCTGCCGGGACGGTTGATCCGCCGGACGATGTAGGTTTCGAACCAGCGGTTGGCGTCGTCGGTCAGCAGAATGACACTCTGCCCTTCCAGCACCTTGGTGATGGCACTGCCCACGATGGGCGCCCACTCGTAGCGCCGCTCTTCGAGCCAGCTCA
It encodes the following:
- a CDS encoding HobA family DNA replication regulator, with amino-acid sequence MKDLTTWTLEAIRGDDTMMSWLEERRYEWAPIVGSAITKVLEGQSVILLTDDANRWFETYIVRRINRPGSNRPLLPFFSFEAVYPHVDAVRTDQDIDLLFDMLSLSCPQGYFFWYIGKADHPRARIALRNDESLLWVMDEEMTNSFTLRSYDELIDIKLLQLYRLFEKTLSAALFAEIDLGQ